TTTTTCAGGATAAATTATGGATCATAGGCGGCGAAGATCAGCAACAACAGTACGCAGATATCTGGAATAGTGATGATGGTATTCATTGGGTCAAACAAAAAGACCAGGTAAATTTTGGTAAAAGAAGTGGAAGCCAGATCGTTCAATTGAATGACAAGTTGTTTTTGCTTAACAACGATGTATGGAGTTCAGTAGATGGAATCAACTGGGTAAAAGAGGCCGATGAGATCGTTCAAGAAGAACAGATTTTTGGGTATGCAGCGGTGGTATATGATCATCAGATTTGGTTATTAGGTTGTAATCGAAATGGTCAGTTTTCAAGTCAGGTATTGGTGAGTAGTGATGGCAAGAACTGGAAGGGTATGAATGCTCCTTGGTCACCCAGGGGCGGTATCGCAGCTGTTGTCCATCATAATAAGATCTTTATGACAGGAGGTAAGTACGGAGGTACACCTGAGCACACAGAATTTGTGTATAGTAATGATCTATGGGTTTTTGGAAAAAAAGAAAGAGAGAAATAATGATCTATATTCGAAGAAAAAAAATGAGAAGCACTTATTTCTCCTTGTTTTTTGTTTTGTTATTATGTGCAGGATGCTTGAACAAGACGAGGCTAGAGCCAAAAGAAGGGTATGTTCAAGTGAAAGGAGGCAGGATCTGGTATCGCGTTTTCGGGGAAGGCACTGGAACTCCTGTTATGATGTTGCATGGGGGACCGGGTAGTACTAGCAGATCTTTTTATCAGTTTGAAGAGATCGGAAAAGATCGGCCCATTATTATTTTCGATCAGTTAGGTAGTGGGCGGTCTGATTATCATGAGGATACTACCTTATTGACTGTAGCGCAGTTTGTAGCACAAGTGGAAGCTGTGCGAAAAGAATTAAGATTGAATGAGTTCTTTTTACATGGTCATTCTTGGGGCACAGCGCTTGCTTTAGAATATTATCTTGCCTATCCGCAAGCAGTTAAAGCTATTTCATTCAATAGTCCCTACTTCAGTACAAAAGTGTGGAAAGCTGATGCAGATACATTAATCGCATCTTTACCTGATTCTATTCAACAATACATAAGAGCCGGAGAGCAAACCAAAGTTTTTGATTCTCCAGAATACCAGAGGGCCAATGCTTATTTTGTTAAGAACTTCGGGTTGAGAACAGAAAGAAGAAAAAGTAAATTGGATACAGCAAATGTGAAAAGTAATAAATTCATTTATCGATACATGTGGGGACCTACGGAGTTTACTGCTACGGGGACCTTGTTAAATTATGATCGTGTAGAAAGCTTGCGTAAGATACAAGTGCCTGTTCTTTTTATTACCGGAGAATTTGATGAAGCGAGACCACAAACTGTTCAGCGTTTCCAGCAGATAGTACCCGGATCAAAGTTTGCGGTGATACCCAATGCGGGTCATTCTACCATGCATGATAATAACGAAGAGAATGTTAGAGTACTGAAAGAGTTCCTCGCTGGAATAAAATAAAAAAAGCCACAGATGCACAGCTTGTTTGGGTACTAATCTGTGCATCTGTGGCTAAAATCATTAAGGCTGTAATTATTTTCCGCCTCCACCACCGCCACCAGGACGATTTCTTCTCATTTCAGCGTAATATTCATTCACTGCTTTGATCTGGTCATCAGTCAAAGGGATCGCTTTCATTTTTTTCTCTCTTTCTTCGTTTGTCTCTTTCATTTTCTTTGTGCGTTCTTCTTCACTCAGATCACGCAATCCACGATTTTGCTGCTGGGCCCAAATTTGTATTTCCAATACTTTATCAGCCTGAGCATCGGTGAGTTTTGTTTTTTCCATCAATCCTGGTTTAATACGCTGTTTCATCATTTCCAGCATTTGAGCAGGATCCATTTGTTGTCCGCCGCCTGGTTGTGCCATTGCTACTGTCAATGAACAGCAGAAAGCAATCGTTAAAAGGGCAAATACTTTTTTCATGTTTATGAGTTTAGTTTTTATGAGACATTAAGTTATTGTATAGGTTTATTCCACAAAAGAAATTTTCGGTGAATGGTGAATAGTGGGTGGTGAATGGGGGAATGGTTGATGGTCCATGGTCCATGGTGAATACACCATAGTTGAGAGCCTCAAAGGAAGAATATATTTTGCGAATCCTGTTTACCAAAAATCATCTATGGGCCATGGACCATCAACCATGGACCAAAAAAAGCCCCACGCCGGGAACGGCACAGGGCTATGATTGCTCAAGTCAAAAAGAACGATTATCTTAAAAACAGCATCTCACGATACTTTGGTAATGTCCATTTTTCATCATCAACAAGATGCTCCAGTTTGTCGACATGATAGCGGATCTCATCGAAGTAAGTTGATTTAATAGACTCATATGCGATGGCTTTCTCACGAGAGTGCTCGATGTTATTGGCAACTTTACGAGCTTCTACCATTGCGTTCACTTTATCATGAATTACCTGAATATGCTCACTTACTTCTTTCAGGATATTCAATTGACTCTTATAGGCTGATTCGGCCAATCCTGCAGACTTCAATCCATTGATATTGGTCAATAATTCATTCTGATAAGAAATAGCAGCAGGAATAATATGATTGATTGCCAAGTCACCCATTACTCTTGCTTCGATCTGTACTTTTTTAATGTATTTCTCCAGTTCGATCTCGTGACGAGCTTCCAACTCAACATGTGTATATACGCCATTGTTTTCAAACAGTTTCTTGGCTTTTTCAGTTACCAAAGCATCCAATGCAACAGGTGTTGTTTTCAGATTTGGTAAACCTCTGCGTTCTGCTTCTTTATGCCATTCATCACTGTAACCATCACCTTCAAACAAAACATTTTTGCTTTCAACGATGTAGCGCTGGATGACTTGCATGATCGCGATCTCTTTTTTATCACCTTTCTCGATCAATGCATCAACATCTGCTTTGAATTTCTTCAAAGTATCCGCCATGATGGTATTCAATACGGTCATTGAAATCGCACAGTTGGCAGAAGAGCCCACAGCGCGGAATTCAAATTTGTTACCGGTAAAGGCAAAAGGAGAAGTTCTGTTACGATCTGTATTATCCAATAACAGTTCAGGAATACTGCGATGAAGGTCTAATTTCAGGATCGCTTCATCTTGTTCATCAAATTTAGTGCTCACACGTGTTTCGATATCGGATAACACCTTAGCGAGGTATTGTCCAACGAACACAGAAATGATCGCAGGTGGAGCTTCATTGGCACCTAAACGGTGATCGTTTGGAGCTGAAGCGATAGCTGCACGCATAATATCTGCATAGTCATGTACTGCTTTGATCGTATTCACGAAGAAAGTCAGGAACATGAGATTGGTTTTTGGAGTTTTACCAGGTGCCAATAAGTTCACACCTGTATCTGTTGCCATGCTCCAGTTGTTGTGCTTACCACTTCCATTGATACCTGCGAATGGCTTTTCATGTAATAAGACAACCAACTTATGACGTTTAGCAACACGTGTCATCACATCCATCAATAATGTATTGTGGTCAACTGCGATGTTCACTTCTTCAAAAATCGGAGCACACTCGAACTGAGCAGGCGCCACTTCATTGTGACGGGTACGTAAAGGAATTCCCAGTTTATACGATTCTTGCTCGAAATCGCGCATGAATGCATACACACGCTCAGGGATTGATCCAAAATAGTGGTCTTCTAATTGCTGTCCTTTAGCAGGTGCAGCACCAAAAACGGTTCTTCCGCATTGGATCAAATCCGGACGGGCAGTTGCCAATGCTTCATCGATCACGAAATATTCTTGTTCCCAACCAAGGGTAGGAGTTACTTTGGTAACGTTTTTATCAAAATAATGACAAACCTCAACGGCTGATTTATTCAATGCCTCGATAGCTTTCAATAACGGTGCTTTGTAATCCAACGACTCACCGGTATAAGCCACGAAAATTGTAGGAATACATAAGGTCTTGCCCTGTCCGATTTCAATGATAAAAGCAGGGGAAGAAGGATCCCATGCGGTATAACCACGCGCTTCGAAAGTAGCACGAAGACCACCACTAGGGAAAGATGAAGCATCTGGTTCTTGCTGGATCAATGCAGCTCCATCAAATTCTTCGATTGCAGTACCGTCTCCTTTCAATGTAAAAAAGGAATCATGCTTTTCAGCAGTTGTTCCAGTCAGGGGTTGAAACCAGTGTGTGTAGTGCGTAACGCCTTTGCTTTCCGCCCAGGCACGAATACCATTCGCGATCTGGTTGGCTACATTACGATCAATTTTTTTACCACCGCGGATGCTGGTGATCAAACTTTTGTAGGCTTCATCACTCAGGTATTCACGAGCTGTTTTCAGGGTAAATACATTGGTTCCGAAGATACCTGTGATCTTGGCACTGGCCGGAACGGCTGTTTCAGTGTTGTTGATGTTACTGATTGCATTGAAGCGTAAAGACATAGGGTTGTTTTTTTTGACAGCGTAAAATTAGGCGTAAAAATGAAAAAATGTCAATTTATTTGAGTTTGAGTACTAAAAACTGATCATTTTGTGGAAAAAAATTAATATAGAATTTATTTTAATTTGTTTGAAATTTCTAAGAAAATTTCTACAAAGTATTGATTACTAGTTTATTAAGATCTTTCTGGAAATATTTTTCGGTTTATGTAATCTTTTCAGCAGTTTCGTAACCTATATCAAAACTGAAAAAATGAAAAAACTTGCACTGATTTGCCTGGTGGCTTTAGGAACATCCGCTTTCACCATGATTGCAGAAGACTGGAAAAAAGTTAACGTAACCGATAAGGTAACGGTTGAAATGCCTGTTGAACCCGTTGAAATAAATACCAATGGTGCACCTCAAAAAGTAAAAAAATGTACAGCAGCTGACTCTACAGAAATGGCTACCATCCTGATCGATTTCACTGCTTTTGGCATGACTGAAGAACAAATTGAAGGTTTGAAAGACACAGAAGAGTTTAAAGAGCAGCTTAAAATGGGTATGACCCAAGGCGGCGGACAGATTTTGAGTGAGTCAGAAGGAAAATATAAAGACAAGTACTTGTATTATCAGTTTGAGATCAAATCTGAAAAAGACGGGAAACCTTCTGTTTCTACCAATAGAATGATTTTCTATAAAACCTATGCTATTACGCTTGGATACAAAGCGGGTAAAAATGGAGAAAACAAAGAATTGCGTGACAAATACTTTAATTCATTGACGATCGCTGAATAGTCTAGTACCGATCAAATTAAAAAAGCCATCTGTCTCTGATAGATGGCTTTTTTTGTAACAAATTCTAAGCTGCTCCGTTCCACGGAAAAAACATCTGATTATGAAAAAAATATGGGTAATCACCTTACTGATGATCAGTATCGGAGCATCATCTCAATGGAATTGGAAGCGTATCGATGGTAATGGTATTCTCAAAAAAGAAACCAGAAAAGTGGAACCCTTCACCGGCATCAGTTCATCCGGATCCTGGGATGTCATGGTTGCATATGGTAACAGTACCGATATAGAAGTAGAAGGGGATGAAAACTTATTGGAACATATTGAGACAGTAGTAGAGAATGGGAAGTTATATATCCGCGCCAAAAAATATGGAAATATCCGCTCTAAAAATAAGATCACTGTTTATGTAACTGCCACCAGACTTCAGCATCTTTCGCTTTCCGGTAGTGGTGATATTATTGGGAAAGGAGAGTTTGTGAACAATGGAAATACCAATGTAATTGTATCCGGCTCAGGGAATATCCGTTTTGAATTTGATCGGTTCAATGAAATTGATGCATCAGTTTCCGGAAGTGGTGGTATTAAAATGAAAGGTACAGCCAAGGAGATCGAAGCTCGGGTTAGTGGAAGTGGTAATATTGATTGTAAAGAAGTGATTGCTGATGATGCCAGTGCACGCATTAGTGGAAGCGGTAATATCAAAGTACATGCAACTACTTCGATCGATGTAAATATCTCCGGTAGCGGGAATGTTCATTATTCCGGCAACGCCCAAAACGTTCGTACCCACAAAAATGGCAGCGGTCGAATCGTGAAGGGAAATTGAGCAGTGAAAAGTGAAAGGGGAAAAATGAAAAGGGGTAGATTATCAATGTCTAATTTGTCCTACCATTAGCCATGGACAAAGGACTATTCGTCAGTCCCCAACTTTTCCTTTTTCCCCTCTCACTTTCTTACTTACCTTCGCAGCATCATGGAAATCACCGTTCAAACCGCCGAAAAACTGCGTCTTACAGCAGAAGAATTCGAACTCATCAAGCAAAAATTAGGAAGAACTCCCAACTTCACAGAGCTATGTGCTTTCAGTGGTATGTGGAGTGAACACTGTAGTTATAAGAACTCCATCAAGTGGTTGAAGACACTTCCTCGTGATGGTGGAAGAATGCTCGTAGCAGCAGGTGAAGAAAATGCAGGTTTAATGGATATGGGAAATGGTTTCGGTGTGGTCTTTAAGATCGAAAGCCATAACCACCCGAGTGCGATCGAACCTTTTCAAGGAGCTGCAACAGGAGTTGGTGGTATCCAGCGAGATATTTTTACCATGGGTGCCAGACCCATCGCTTCACTGAATAGTCTTCGCTTTGGAAATTTAAAAGATAAAAAAACACAACGTCTGCTAAGTGGCGTGGTACATGGTATCGGTCACTATGGGAACTGCTTTGGTGTACCTACTGTTGGTGGTGAAGTATATTTTGAAGATTGCTACCATACCAATCCATTGGTGAACGCCATGAGTGTGGGTATTATGAAAGCAGGTGACATGATCAGTGCTACTGCGGCAGGTATCGGCAATCCTGTTTTCTTCGTAGGAAGTGCAACGGGTAAAGATGGAATCGGCGGTGCCTCATTTGCATCTGCTGATATCACAGCAGAAAGTGCGGAAGAGCTACCTGCAGTTCAGGTAGGTGATCCTTTTCAGGAGAAAAAATTATTGGAAGCTTGTTTGGAATTGATCGATACTGGTGCTGTAGTAGGTATGCAGGATATGGGTGCTGCAGGTATCATTTGTTCCACTGCAGAGATGAGTGCCAAAGGGGGAGTAGGGATGCGCATTGATCTGGAAAAAGTTCCTACCCGTCAACAAAATATGAAAGCATGGGAGTTGTTGCTGAGTGAAAGTCAGGAACGTATGCTGATCGTAGTGGAAAAAGGAAAAGAAGAAGCAGTATTGAAAGTATTTGAAAAATGGGATCTCTCTGCAAGTAATATTGGAGAAGTGACAGGAGATGGCTTACTTAAATTTTATATGCATGGAGAATTGGAAGCTGAAATCCCTGCACATGAATTAGTACTAGGCGGCGGGGCTCCTCAATACACGCGTGAATACCGCGAGCCTAAGTATTTTGAAAAGATCAACGCATTTAATATTGATACCATTGCTGACGTAACGGATCTTAAATCCGTAGCAGAACAATTGGTTCAGATTCCTAATATCGCTTCTAAGCGTTGGGTGTATACCCAATACGATAGCATGGTAGGAGCTGCTAATACTTCCACGAATGCACCTAGCGATGCAACAGTTGTTCTCGCTAAAGGAACAGGAAAAGGATTGGCAGTGACAGTTGATTGCAATAGTCGCTATGTTTTTGCAGATCCTTATAAAGGAGGAATGATCGCTGTGGCAGAAGCCGCCAGAAATATCGTATGTAGTGGTGGTGAACCCATTGGTGTCACCAACTGTCTCAACTTTGGTAATCCTTACGATCCTGAAGTGTATTATCAGTTTGTAAAAGCAGTTACCGGTATGGGAGATGCTTGTAGAAAATTCAATACGCCTGTAACCGGTGGTAATGTGAGTTTCTATAATCAAAATCCTGATGGTCCGGTATATCCTACACCTACCATTGGAATGGTAGGTATTGTAGATGATGTCAACGATAA
Above is a genomic segment from Sediminibacterium sp. KACHI17 containing:
- a CDS encoding proline iminopeptidase-family hydrolase; amino-acid sequence: MNKTRLEPKEGYVQVKGGRIWYRVFGEGTGTPVMMLHGGPGSTSRSFYQFEEIGKDRPIIIFDQLGSGRSDYHEDTTLLTVAQFVAQVEAVRKELRLNEFFLHGHSWGTALALEYYLAYPQAVKAISFNSPYFSTKVWKADADTLIASLPDSIQQYIRAGEQTKVFDSPEYQRANAYFVKNFGLRTERRKSKLDTANVKSNKFIYRYMWGPTEFTATGTLLNYDRVESLRKIQVPVLFITGEFDEARPQTVQRFQQIVPGSKFAVIPNAGHSTMHDNNEENVRVLKEFLAGIK
- a CDS encoding glutamine synthetase III, encoding MSLRFNAISNINNTETAVPASAKITGIFGTNVFTLKTAREYLSDEAYKSLITSIRGGKKIDRNVANQIANGIRAWAESKGVTHYTHWFQPLTGTTAEKHDSFFTLKGDGTAIEEFDGAALIQQEPDASSFPSGGLRATFEARGYTAWDPSSPAFIIEIGQGKTLCIPTIFVAYTGESLDYKAPLLKAIEALNKSAVEVCHYFDKNVTKVTPTLGWEQEYFVIDEALATARPDLIQCGRTVFGAAPAKGQQLEDHYFGSIPERVYAFMRDFEQESYKLGIPLRTRHNEVAPAQFECAPIFEEVNIAVDHNTLLMDVMTRVAKRHKLVVLLHEKPFAGINGSGKHNNWSMATDTGVNLLAPGKTPKTNLMFLTFFVNTIKAVHDYADIMRAAIASAPNDHRLGANEAPPAIISVFVGQYLAKVLSDIETRVSTKFDEQDEAILKLDLHRSIPELLLDNTDRNRTSPFAFTGNKFEFRAVGSSANCAISMTVLNTIMADTLKKFKADVDALIEKGDKKEIAIMQVIQRYIVESKNVLFEGDGYSDEWHKEAERRGLPNLKTTPVALDALVTEKAKKLFENNGVYTHVELEARHEIELEKYIKKVQIEARVMGDLAINHIIPAAISYQNELLTNINGLKSAGLAESAYKSQLNILKEVSEHIQVIHDKVNAMVEARKVANNIEHSREKAIAYESIKSTYFDEIRYHVDKLEHLVDDEKWTLPKYREMLFLR
- a CDS encoding head GIN domain-containing protein, translated to MKKIWVITLLMISIGASSQWNWKRIDGNGILKKETRKVEPFTGISSSGSWDVMVAYGNSTDIEVEGDENLLEHIETVVENGKLYIRAKKYGNIRSKNKITVYVTATRLQHLSLSGSGDIIGKGEFVNNGNTNVIVSGSGNIRFEFDRFNEIDASVSGSGGIKMKGTAKEIEARVSGSGNIDCKEVIADDASARISGSGNIKVHATTSIDVNISGSGNVHYSGNAQNVRTHKNGSGRIVKGN
- the purL gene encoding phosphoribosylformylglycinamidine synthase subunit PurL translates to MEITVQTAEKLRLTAEEFELIKQKLGRTPNFTELCAFSGMWSEHCSYKNSIKWLKTLPRDGGRMLVAAGEENAGLMDMGNGFGVVFKIESHNHPSAIEPFQGAATGVGGIQRDIFTMGARPIASLNSLRFGNLKDKKTQRLLSGVVHGIGHYGNCFGVPTVGGEVYFEDCYHTNPLVNAMSVGIMKAGDMISATAAGIGNPVFFVGSATGKDGIGGASFASADITAESAEELPAVQVGDPFQEKKLLEACLELIDTGAVVGMQDMGAAGIICSTAEMSAKGGVGMRIDLEKVPTRQQNMKAWELLLSESQERMLIVVEKGKEEAVLKVFEKWDLSASNIGEVTGDGLLKFYMHGELEAEIPAHELVLGGGAPQYTREYREPKYFEKINAFNIDTIADVTDLKSVAEQLVQIPNIASKRWVYTQYDSMVGAANTSTNAPSDATVVLAKGTGKGLAVTVDCNSRYVFADPYKGGMIAVAEAARNIVCSGGEPIGVTNCLNFGNPYDPEVYYQFVKAVTGMGDACRKFNTPVTGGNVSFYNQNPDGPVYPTPTIGMVGIVDDVNDKMTLDFKQEGDMIVLIGSQQNDIASSEYLHKLKQVEFSPAPYFDLDQEFKVQQLISSLIKEKKINSAHDISEGGLAITLLESGFHRNLGFSVQADTTAIRKDAFWFGEAQSRVVVSCSADQLKAIEAAAQKADIAITVLGKVTSGNIEVNGDAWGTIDVWKQRYDTAIEKLIN